In a genomic window of Weissella tructae:
- the purQ gene encoding phosphoribosylformylglycinamidine synthase subunit PurQ: MKAAIVRFPGSNCDLDMYYALRDLGFTPEIVSEKTTEFAGYEAIFLPGGFAYGDYLRTGAVARFAPAMTGVKEAADAGKLVVGICNGFQMLTEAGMLPGQLMLNEVPSFICDEVTLDIVNPTSRFTQAYTQDAITIPIAHGEGRYFADAETIAKLHENNQVIFKYRDNVNGSIDQIAGIQNEAGNVFGMMPHPERAVDALLGNVDGQNFFKGLLRPVLTGVTG, translated from the coding sequence ATGAAGGCAGCGATTGTTCGTTTTCCAGGTTCTAATTGTGATCTTGATATGTATTATGCCTTGCGCGACTTAGGCTTTACACCAGAGATTGTGTCAGAAAAGACCACTGAATTTGCAGGCTATGAAGCGATTTTCTTGCCGGGTGGCTTTGCATATGGGGATTACTTGCGTACAGGGGCTGTAGCACGATTCGCACCGGCCATGACGGGGGTTAAAGAAGCCGCAGATGCAGGAAAGCTCGTTGTTGGTATCTGTAATGGTTTCCAAATGTTGACGGAAGCCGGGATGTTACCAGGACAATTAATGTTAAATGAAGTGCCGAGCTTTATCTGTGATGAAGTGACGTTGGATATTGTGAATCCAACTTCTCGTTTTACCCAAGCCTACACGCAAGATGCAATTACAATTCCAATTGCCCATGGTGAAGGACGTTACTTTGCTGATGCAGAAACAATTGCGAAGTTGCATGAAAATAACCAAGTCATCTTCAAATATCGTGATAACGTCAATGGATCAATTGACCAAATCGCGGGAATTCAAAATGAAGCAGGGAATGTCTTTGGTATGATGCCCCACCCAGAGCGTGCGGTAGATGCATTATTGGGTAATGTGGATGGGCAAAATTTCTTCAAAGGACTTTTACGTCCGGTCTTAACAGGAGTAACGGGATAA
- the purS gene encoding phosphoribosylformylglycinamidine synthase subunit PurS translates to MFLAKIYVTYKPSILDPQGEVIKSALHRMSFTNATQVTQGKYFEVTLDAIDENDAANQVKDLTEALLINHNTETYRFDLEQIVEG, encoded by the coding sequence ATGTTTCTAGCAAAGATTTATGTCACATATAAGCCATCAATTTTGGACCCACAAGGTGAAGTTATCAAGTCGGCCTTGCACCGTATGTCATTTACAAATGCGACGCAAGTTACTCAAGGAAAGTATTTTGAAGTGACACTAGATGCCATCGATGAAAACGACGCTGCTAACCAAGTAAAGGATTTAACGGAAGCCTTACTGATTAATCACAACACAGAAACATACCGTTTCGATCTAGAACAAATTGTGGAGGGTTAA
- a CDS encoding phosphoribosylaminoimidazolesuccinocarboxamide synthase yields MITREALLIRGKAKEVYETSDPHVLWVHNLNQATALNGKQKEEISDKGHYTNAISALLFGYINQKGIPNHFIEQIDECDQLIQALTMFKLEIVTRHYAAGSFAKKFDIEPMSRLVPTVQELYYKSDPLDDPMLNSSQAMALGLVTDTELVRMNDLALQTNAYLRVLFDRVGITLVDSKLEFGKNKQGEIILADELSPDNMRLIDQATGASLDKDVFRKGTGDLRVGYATILERLQAELGE; encoded by the coding sequence ATGATAACGCGTGAGGCGCTGTTGATTCGTGGGAAAGCCAAAGAAGTCTATGAGACATCTGATCCACATGTTTTATGGGTACACAATTTAAATCAAGCCACGGCATTGAATGGGAAACAAAAAGAAGAGATTTCAGATAAAGGACATTATACGAATGCGATTAGTGCGTTGTTATTTGGCTATATTAATCAAAAAGGCATTCCAAATCACTTCATTGAACAAATTGATGAATGTGATCAATTAATTCAAGCGTTGACGATGTTTAAGTTGGAAATCGTGACCCGGCATTATGCGGCAGGGAGCTTTGCGAAGAAGTTTGATATTGAACCTATGTCACGCTTAGTACCAACAGTACAGGAACTCTATTACAAGAGTGACCCGTTAGATGATCCAATGCTAAACAGTAGTCAGGCAATGGCATTAGGGTTAGTCACCGATACTGAATTAGTCCGAATGAATGATTTGGCTTTACAAACGAATGCTTACTTACGTGTCTTGTTTGATCGCGTAGGGATTACATTAGTTGATTCGAAATTAGAGTTTGGAAAAAATAAGCAAGGCGAAATTATCCTTGCAGATGAATTGTCACCAGATAATATGCGTTTAATCGACCAAGCAACGGGAGCGTCGTTAGATAAGGATGTCTTCCGTAAGGGAACAGGCGATTTACGTGTTGGATACGCCACTATATTGGAACGCTTACAAGCAGAATTGGGAGAATAA
- the purK gene encoding 5-(carboxyamino)imidazole ribonucleotide synthase — protein sequence MTKPILPPATIGIIGGGQLGQMMALAAKPMGYRVIVLDPNEQAPAVQVADEHIIADYDDQLAMHQLATLADVVTYEFENVDRQALMQIETLTEVPQGTRLLELTSDRLKEKRFIQALGLPVAPFEAIDNVMALSRACESLGLPAILKTTTGGYDGHGQWDIRHRADLDDLILNWSTTMEQPLILEKKLSFERELSIMVTRDGQDNIHTWPIAENVHENHVLKWSSAPAVVSATLETKIKTIAQTLAEALNLRGMLGIELFVQGDDVYVNELAPRPHNSGHYTMEGTNVSQFEGHIRSVTGLSIAPIQMIEPALMLNLLGDEMTRARQDLSQQVDWHFHDYGKQEINAGRKMGHITVLGASAIAALRDWGNQNDNA from the coding sequence ATGACTAAGCCCATTTTACCGCCAGCTACGATTGGTATTATCGGTGGTGGGCAATTAGGCCAAATGATGGCTCTAGCTGCGAAGCCTATGGGCTATCGTGTGATTGTCTTAGATCCAAATGAACAGGCACCGGCAGTGCAAGTAGCGGATGAACATATCATTGCGGACTATGATGATCAATTGGCGATGCATCAATTGGCTACATTAGCAGATGTGGTAACCTATGAATTTGAAAATGTTGATCGCCAAGCGCTGATGCAAATTGAAACATTAACTGAAGTGCCACAAGGTACACGCTTGCTAGAATTGACCTCTGATCGTTTAAAAGAAAAACGATTTATTCAAGCCTTGGGCTTACCAGTCGCACCGTTTGAAGCGATTGACAATGTGATGGCATTGAGTCGGGCATGTGAAAGCCTTGGCTTACCGGCTATTTTGAAAACAACGACAGGTGGTTATGATGGCCACGGTCAATGGGATATTCGTCATCGCGCAGACTTAGATGATTTAATTCTAAATTGGTCAACCACCATGGAACAGCCATTAATCTTAGAAAAGAAACTCTCATTTGAACGTGAGCTAAGTATTATGGTCACGCGTGATGGCCAAGATAACATTCACACATGGCCAATTGCTGAAAATGTTCATGAAAATCATGTTTTGAAATGGTCATCAGCGCCGGCTGTTGTTTCTGCCACATTAGAAACGAAAATCAAGACGATTGCGCAAACGTTAGCGGAAGCATTAAATCTACGAGGCATGTTAGGGATTGAATTGTTTGTGCAAGGTGATGACGTCTATGTGAATGAGTTAGCACCACGACCGCATAACTCAGGGCATTACACGATGGAAGGAACGAATGTTTCGCAATTTGAAGGTCATATCCGTAGTGTAACTGGTCTAAGCATTGCGCCGATTCAGATGATTGAACCAGCGTTGATGTTGAATCTATTAGGGGATGAGATGACACGCGCTCGTCAGGACTTATCGCAACAAGTTGATTGGCATTTCCATGACTATGGTAAGCAAGAGATTAACGCTGGCCGTAAAATGGGCCATATTACTGTACTCGGGGCATCCGCAATTGCGGCATTAAGAGATTGGGGAAATCAAAATGATAACGCGTGA
- the purE gene encoding 5-(carboxyamino)imidazole ribonucleotide mutase: MVRVAVVMGSISDWPTMKESVSVLQTLDIEVERHIISAHRMPDELAHFGKQARENGVGVIIAGAGGAAHLPGMLAANTTLPVIGVPIQSKALQGIDSLLSIVQMPAGVPVATVAIGQAGAKNAGYLAGQMLSIQDSILTEKIEAFRLAQRQAAIESEARFDD, from the coding sequence ATGGTACGGGTTGCGGTAGTCATGGGGTCAATTTCAGATTGGCCAACGATGAAAGAATCAGTCTCAGTTTTACAAACACTGGACATTGAAGTAGAGCGACATATTATTTCGGCACATCGAATGCCAGATGAACTCGCACATTTTGGAAAGCAAGCACGTGAAAATGGGGTTGGCGTCATTATTGCAGGCGCAGGTGGTGCAGCACACTTACCGGGCATGTTAGCCGCCAATACAACATTACCAGTCATCGGCGTGCCGATTCAAAGTAAAGCATTACAAGGGATTGATTCATTATTGAGTATTGTCCAAATGCCAGCGGGAGTCCCAGTCGCAACTGTGGCAATTGGACAAGCCGGTGCTAAGAATGCTGGTTATCTAGCGGGTCAAATGCTAAGTATTCAAGATTCAATTCTGACAGAAAAAATAGAGGCATTCCGCCTAGCACAACGTCAAGCAGCGATTGAAAGTGAGGCTCGTTTTGATGACTAA